The following proteins are co-located in the Desulfoscipio sp. XC116 genome:
- the obgE gene encoding GTPase ObgE, protein MFYDRAKIYVKGGDGGNGCVAFRREKYVPEGGPWGGDGGRGGNVVFRGDGGLRTLVDFRYQRHYKADRGRHGRGKGMHGGRAEDMVIRVPLGTVIRDEGGGQMLGDITADGQEVVAARGGRGGRGNARFAGPHNKAPTMAEKGEPGEERQLILELKLLADVGLLGYPNAGKSTLIARVSAARPKIADYPFTTLTPNLGVVSLGEGESFVMADIPGLIEGAHGGAGLGHYFLRHVERTRLLVHVLDGAGTEGRDPLDDFRIINRELALYNDALAGRPQVVAVNKMDLPGSDENLARIQNELSGEYEIFPISAATGSGTGQLMHRVCDLLKELPAPNLSAEETVETVHRVEPRFNIYREDDELVVTGREIEKHVAMTDLENEAAVDRLQRIMQVMGLEKALRDYGAKNGDTIRIKDLTFEFVE, encoded by the coding sequence ATGTTTTATGACAGAGCTAAGATATATGTTAAGGGTGGCGATGGCGGCAACGGCTGTGTCGCCTTTCGGCGTGAGAAATATGTGCCCGAGGGCGGTCCGTGGGGCGGTGACGGCGGCAGGGGCGGTAATGTTGTCTTTCGCGGTGACGGGGGATTGCGCACCCTGGTGGATTTTCGCTACCAGCGCCATTATAAGGCTGACCGGGGCCGGCACGGGCGGGGTAAAGGCATGCATGGCGGCCGGGCCGAAGATATGGTGATACGGGTGCCCTTGGGTACTGTTATCCGGGACGAGGGCGGCGGTCAAATGCTGGGTGATATCACCGCCGACGGTCAGGAAGTGGTGGCAGCCCGGGGTGGGCGGGGCGGCAGAGGCAATGCCCGGTTTGCCGGACCGCATAATAAAGCTCCCACCATGGCGGAAAAAGGCGAACCCGGCGAGGAACGCCAGCTGATCTTGGAACTGAAGCTGCTGGCCGATGTCGGGCTGCTTGGTTATCCCAATGCCGGTAAATCCACGCTGATTGCGCGGGTATCCGCGGCCCGGCCCAAAATAGCCGATTACCCCTTTACCACTCTGACGCCCAATTTGGGGGTGGTTAGTCTTGGGGAAGGTGAAAGCTTTGTCATGGCCGATATACCCGGCCTGATTGAAGGGGCTCACGGGGGGGCCGGGCTGGGGCATTATTTTTTGCGCCATGTGGAGCGAACCAGGCTCTTGGTGCATGTACTGGACGGTGCGGGAACCGAGGGTCGTGATCCGCTGGATGATTTTCGCATCATCAACCGGGAGCTGGCGCTTTATAATGATGCGCTGGCGGGGCGGCCTCAGGTGGTGGCGGTGAATAAGATGGACTTGCCGGGCAGTGATGAGAACCTGGCTCGTATTCAAAATGAACTATCGGGTGAGTATGAGATATTTCCCATTTCGGCGGCGACCGGGTCGGGTACCGGGCAACTAATGCATCGGGTGTGCGATTTGTTAAAAGAATTGCCGGCTCCTAACTTGTCGGCGGAGGAGACAGTGGAAACGGTGCACCGCGTTGAGCCGCGGTTTAACATTTACCGGGAAGATGATGAACTGGTGGTTACAGGCCGTGAAATAGAAAAACACGTGGCTATGACCGATCTGGAAAACGAAGCGGCTGTTGACCGCCTGCAGCGCATAATGCAGGTGATGGGTTTGGAAAAGGCGCTGCGGGATTATGGCGCAAAAAATGGCGATACCATACGTATCAAGGATTTAACCTTTGAATTCGTAGAGTGA
- a CDS encoding Spo0B domain-containing protein: protein MDTAKMLELLSVQRHDFLNHLQIISGLLQLNREAEAREYIRNVVREIVDLSKIVHLAVPEVAAVLLWAHNRAASHQIEFVFDVQTNLIGCTEPGDQLAARLEDIFNNIIDYLAPPEIAHRKVTIGITGNEGNHVWQISFNAVPNAHPGRIKESVRRAGLKLELNIADCNNDIL from the coding sequence TTGGATACTGCAAAGATGCTGGAGTTACTATCCGTGCAAAGGCATGATTTTCTAAATCACCTGCAAATTATTTCCGGACTGCTGCAATTAAACAGGGAGGCCGAGGCTCGGGAATACATACGCAACGTGGTCCGTGAAATTGTAGATTTGAGTAAGATTGTACATCTTGCCGTTCCTGAAGTGGCTGCGGTTTTGCTTTGGGCTCACAATCGGGCGGCAAGCCATCAAATAGAATTTGTATTTGATGTGCAAACTAATTTAATTGGCTGCACGGAGCCCGGTGATCAGCTGGCAGCCCGGTTGGAGGATATTTTTAACAATATTATAGATTACCTGGCTCCGCCTGAAATTGCTCATCGTAAAGTAACCATAGGCATAACCGGCAATGAAGGAAACCATGTATGGCAGATTAGCTTTAACGCTGTGCCCAACGCCCACCCCGGCCGTATAAAGGAAAGCGTTCGGCGGGCCGGGCTAAAGCTGGAACTTAATATAGCCGATTGCAATAATGATATATTATAA
- the rpmA gene encoding 50S ribosomal protein L27: MAHKKGVGSSRNGRDSNPKMLGVKRGDGQFVTAGSILVRQRGTRIHPGQNVGRGGDDTLFAKVDGIVSFQTRGKDKKVVDIKETEEAAV, from the coding sequence TTGGCACATAAGAAAGGTGTAGGTAGTTCACGTAACGGTCGCGATTCCAATCCCAAGATGCTTGGTGTTAAGCGGGGGGATGGTCAATTCGTTACCGCGGGCAGCATTTTGGTGCGCCAGCGGGGCACTCGCATACATCCCGGTCAAAATGTAGGGCGCGGTGGAGACGATACCTTGTTTGCCAAGGTGGACGGAATTGTATCCTTCCAGACCAGGGGTAAAGATAAAAAAGTAGTTGATATCAAAGAAACTGAGGAAGCAGCCGTATAG
- the rplU gene encoding 50S ribosomal protein L21, with protein sequence MYAIIETGGKQYRVSEGDTLFIEKLPAEAGQTYEVDKVLAVEKDGQLRVGTPVLEGAKVVLKVEKHGKDKKIIVFKYKPKKNYRRKKGHRQPFTRVVVETIQA encoded by the coding sequence ATGTACGCCATTATTGAAACAGGCGGTAAGCAGTACCGTGTTAGCGAAGGAGATACCCTGTTCATTGAGAAACTACCCGCGGAAGCCGGACAAACTTATGAAGTTGATAAAGTGCTGGCGGTGGAAAAAGACGGACAGCTGCGGGTGGGCACTCCCGTGCTGGAGGGTGCCAAGGTAGTATTGAAAGTAGAAAAGCATGGCAAGGATAAGAAAATAATCGTTTTTAAATATAAGCCCAAGAAAAATTACCGGCGTAAAAAAGGCCACCGTCAGCCCTTTACCAGGGTTGTGGTGGAAACAATACAAGCCTAA
- a CDS encoding DedA family protein, with amino-acid sequence MHQLIELLTSFATGLIDTLGHWGVFIGMVLESACIPLPSEVIMLFGGFLTAQGTLNFWGVVWAGVLGNVVGSVLAFWVGANGGRPFLEKYGKYILFNHHHLDQADRWFSRYGEWAVFFGRILPVIRTFISLPAGIARMDFVKFLIFTLIGCIPWNIALTYMGLKLGQNWQSVEPYFRPVSYAIIIAIICGIIWFFINNRRKR; translated from the coding sequence TTGCATCAATTAATTGAGTTGCTTACTTCCTTTGCTACGGGTTTGATCGATACACTAGGTCACTGGGGTGTTTTTATTGGCATGGTCCTGGAAAGCGCTTGCATCCCTTTACCCAGCGAAGTGATTATGCTTTTCGGCGGTTTTTTGACTGCCCAAGGTACGTTGAATTTCTGGGGCGTTGTCTGGGCCGGTGTTTTGGGCAATGTGGTGGGATCAGTGCTCGCCTTTTGGGTCGGCGCAAATGGCGGTCGTCCTTTCCTTGAAAAATACGGCAAGTACATCCTGTTTAACCATCATCACTTGGATCAAGCAGATCGCTGGTTCTCCAGATATGGTGAATGGGCGGTATTCTTTGGACGCATTTTGCCGGTAATCCGGACATTTATCTCTTTACCGGCGGGTATTGCCCGGATGGATTTTGTAAAATTCCTTATTTTTACCTTGATTGGCTGTATACCCTGGAATATTGCGCTGACTTATATGGGACTGAAACTCGGTCAGAATTGGCAATCCGTAGAACCCTATTTCCGGCCCGTTAGCTATGCAATTATTATAGCTATAATCTGTGGTATTATCTGGTTCTTTATTAACAATAGAAGAAAGAGATAG
- a CDS encoding alpha/beta hydrolase codes for MVKRFKSPEGKQLIYESYEKLLELWGVDKEELDIETDYGKTHVIVSGNQANPPLLLFHSSGDNSVMSWFPNMREFVKHYYVVAVDYFGGAGKSEPNERFPKEFNISIWVNKILDTLDIKTTNIAGVSYGGYLTLAYTAKNPGRVNKVVCMANYPYVKGIKGSLLFYLLVFRTVKVLFPEIFTFSEENAIDILRKYTAPNSAVPLFLQEEFAKHFFCILKYSIVVVQKETYFDNVAMNIFREKALFLIGDSDKQIYHPSVIKILKVNTLNYKIIKDTGHVINIEQPELINKEINTFLLP; via the coding sequence ATGGTAAAAAGATTCAAGAGTCCTGAGGGAAAACAATTAATTTATGAGTCCTATGAAAAGTTACTAGAATTATGGGGAGTTGATAAAGAAGAACTGGATATCGAAACAGATTATGGGAAAACTCATGTAATTGTATCTGGAAATCAGGCTAATCCCCCACTGTTACTTTTTCATAGTTCTGGTGATAACTCAGTAATGAGTTGGTTTCCAAACATGCGGGAATTCGTAAAACATTATTATGTAGTAGCAGTAGATTATTTCGGCGGAGCGGGAAAAAGTGAACCTAATGAGAGATTTCCAAAAGAATTTAATATAAGTATATGGGTTAATAAAATATTAGATACTTTAGATATTAAAACAACAAACATAGCTGGAGTATCATACGGTGGTTATTTAACATTAGCTTATACAGCAAAAAATCCGGGCAGGGTGAACAAAGTTGTCTGTATGGCAAACTATCCTTATGTAAAAGGTATTAAGGGTTCTTTATTATTCTATTTATTAGTATTCAGAACCGTTAAAGTTTTATTTCCCGAAATTTTCACTTTTTCTGAAGAAAATGCAATAGATATACTTCGAAAATATACCGCTCCAAACAGTGCCGTACCCTTATTTTTACAAGAAGAGTTTGCAAAGCACTTTTTTTGCATATTGAAATATAGCATTGTCGTGGTACAGAAGGAGACATATTTTGATAACGTAGCCATGAATATATTCCGAGAAAAAGCTTTATTTTTAATTGGAGATTCTGATAAACAGATATACCATCCTTCAGTTATAAAAATATTAAAGGTTAATACCTTAAACTATAAAATTATTAAAGATACTGGGCATGTAATTAACATTGAACAGCCAGAGTTAATCAACAAAGAAATTAATACATTTCTTTTACCATAG
- a CDS encoding TetR family transcriptional regulator C-terminal domain-containing protein, giving the protein MNKRRYEGEQTKKDIASKAKILFSQRGYAATSMADICATTGRSIGNIYYHFKSKEDLFVYIGEQAFAEWREQWEEISAQYKTATEKLYAFADFYVDNNIDRSLNKAGEEFINRVGVYSEFGKRMVALYNRIIENFEKILLEGIDGDEFKNENPKELALIILGYHMGLVGSYQFNDKEALKTLCRKATNCFLKGISIRNENTT; this is encoded by the coding sequence GTGAATAAGCGCAGATATGAAGGAGAGCAGACTAAGAAAGATATCGCTTCCAAAGCTAAAATCTTATTTTCCCAGAGGGGGTATGCTGCTACCTCAATGGCTGATATTTGTGCCACTACAGGGCGAAGCATAGGAAACATCTACTACCATTTTAAAAGCAAAGAAGACCTATTTGTTTATATAGGGGAACAAGCCTTTGCTGAATGGAGGGAGCAGTGGGAAGAAATATCCGCCCAATACAAAACAGCGACCGAAAAACTTTATGCTTTTGCTGATTTCTATGTAGACAACAATATTGATCGTTCGCTGAATAAAGCAGGAGAAGAATTTATTAACAGGGTAGGAGTGTACTCAGAGTTCGGAAAAAGGATGGTTGCACTTTATAACAGGATAATTGAAAACTTTGAAAAAATCCTGTTAGAAGGAATTGACGGGGATGAGTTTAAAAATGAAAATCCTAAGGAATTAGCCCTAATCATATTGGGCTACCACATGGGATTAGTAGGTAGTTACCAGTTTAATGATAAGGAGGCGTTAAAAACCTTATGTCGTAAGGCAACAAACTGTTTTTTAAAAGGTATAAGTATCCGAAACGAAAACACAACTTAA
- a CDS encoding response regulator transcription factor has protein sequence MESILLIEDDIAVARYLELELKHEGYELVMENDGKRGLERALNEEFDLILLDIMLPNMSGMEVLRRLRQDKETPVILLTAKGEVSDKVAGLDSGANDYITKPFFIEELLARMRVVFRKKEVHNDLRWGELVIDPDARQVTVNDQEIAFTKKEYDLLYYLMVNKNVVLSREKIIEQIWGYEFYGDTNIVDVFIKNIRRKLEYVMEIRLIHTVRGVGYVIKDN, from the coding sequence GTGGAAAGTATATTACTCATTGAAGACGATATTGCTGTTGCAAGATATCTGGAGTTGGAGTTGAAGCATGAGGGATATGAACTTGTGATGGAAAACGACGGTAAAAGGGGCTTGGAAAGAGCGTTAAACGAAGAATTTGACCTTATCCTTTTAGATATAATGCTTCCAAACATGAGCGGCATGGAAGTACTCCGTAGACTTCGTCAGGATAAAGAGACACCCGTCATATTACTTACTGCGAAGGGGGAAGTGTCCGACAAAGTGGCTGGATTGGACAGTGGTGCAAATGATTATATTACAAAGCCATTTTTCATTGAGGAACTACTTGCCCGTATGAGGGTTGTGTTCAGGAAGAAGGAAGTGCACAACGACCTTCGGTGGGGAGAACTTGTCATTGACCCTGATGCCCGCCAGGTAACGGTTAATGACCAAGAAATCGCCTTTACCAAGAAAGAATATGACCTGCTCTATTATTTAATGGTAAATAAAAATGTTGTGTTATCTCGTGAAAAGATTATAGAACAAATATGGGGTTATGAGTTTTACGGCGACACAAATATAGTGGATGTATTTATAAAAAATATACGCCGAAAACTTGAATATGTCATGGAAATAAGATTAATACATACTGTTAGGGGGGTGGGCTATGTCATTAAAGATAACTAA
- a CDS encoding ATP-binding protein, translated as MSLKITNPWHWLNKRYKFSIVFKSTLINLALFTILFTLIGFGLVFIFSKVMFAGASLVLEDHERVVRDMLSHGEKGRLQMYADNTNISISVIKATERMYNSEVSNKIDDLIITSKFYAAVNGQEYLITIKKSLDQEWHSVRFIVFVLLFVFIIFGVFVLSISGLTTGNLVRPIRKMVKTIRAGDLNIRLDVTTSHDELRDLAETFNALMDKIGDTYRRQDRFVSDASHELRTPLLVIQGYADLLERWGKKDRAVQQEAIDSIKKEASYMNKLVERLLFLARAAQNRQKLQLTTFDLFELLDEIIKDAIVMNTGHTFSLQHKQQIFLRGDASLIKQVIRIVLDNSIKYTPSPGEIKIQCDMVDENAVIIVEDNGVGILKKDLPRIFERFYKADKARSRTTGGTGLGLSIAQLIVHEHGGTITAQSLGKGTIVTIKLPMDAKKQKIFKQEQFDNKGAALNEDRS; from the coding sequence ATGTCATTAAAGATAACTAATCCATGGCATTGGCTAAATAAACGTTATAAATTTTCGATTGTATTTAAATCTACCTTAATAAATTTGGCGTTGTTTACCATATTGTTTACTCTAATCGGTTTTGGTCTTGTTTTTATATTTTCAAAAGTTATGTTTGCGGGAGCGTCGTTGGTTTTAGAAGATCACGAAAGAGTAGTTAGGGATATGTTATCTCATGGCGAAAAGGGCAGATTGCAAATGTATGCTGACAATACAAATATTTCCATATCAGTGATTAAGGCAACAGAACGCATGTATAATTCGGAAGTGTCAAATAAAATTGACGATCTTATTATTACAAGTAAATTTTATGCCGCAGTGAATGGACAGGAGTACCTGATTACCATTAAAAAGTCACTTGACCAAGAGTGGCATTCAGTAAGGTTTATTGTGTTCGTACTATTGTTTGTATTTATTATATTTGGGGTATTTGTGTTAAGTATCAGTGGGCTAACGACTGGAAACTTAGTGCGTCCTATTCGGAAGATGGTCAAGACCATTCGAGCAGGAGATCTCAACATCAGACTGGATGTCACTACTTCTCATGATGAATTGCGTGATTTAGCGGAAACATTTAATGCTTTGATGGATAAGATTGGGGATACTTACCGCCGGCAAGACCGTTTTGTTTCCGATGCTTCCCATGAACTTCGCACGCCGCTTCTTGTTATTCAAGGCTATGCCGATTTGCTGGAGCGCTGGGGAAAGAAGGATAGGGCTGTTCAGCAGGAAGCAATAGACTCCATTAAAAAGGAAGCTTCTTATATGAACAAGCTAGTTGAGCGGCTCTTGTTCCTGGCAAGAGCCGCTCAGAATCGGCAAAAGCTCCAGTTGACAACTTTTGATTTGTTTGAGTTATTGGATGAAATTATCAAGGATGCTATCGTTATGAATACAGGACATACATTTTCTCTTCAACATAAGCAGCAGATTTTCTTGCGAGGGGACGCTTCGCTGATCAAGCAAGTTATCAGAATTGTATTGGACAACAGTATTAAATATACCCCGTCCCCGGGTGAAATCAAAATCCAATGTGATATGGTCGATGAAAACGCAGTTATCATAGTGGAAGATAACGGAGTAGGAATATTAAAAAAAGATCTTCCACGCATATTTGAACGGTTTTACAAGGCGGATAAAGCTCGTAGCCGTACTACAGGCGGCACCGGATTAGGTTTATCCATTGCGCAGTTGATTGTGCATGAACATGGAGGAACTATAACCGCTCAAAGCTTGGGTAAAGGTACCATAGTTACAATAAAGCTACCAATGGACGCAAAAAAACAAAAAATATTTAAGCAAGAACAGTTTGATAACAAAGGAGCAGCTTTAAATGAAGACAGATCATGA
- a CDS encoding acyltransferase family protein produces the protein MKTDHEISVKPIAKKSRLVFLDNLKVALILLVVAHHAGQAYGPENDWPILSIAKSAILGPFFDVNGAFFMGLFFLISAYFLPPSIDRKGVGTFLKSRLLRLGVPFIVIVIIIFGPITYFVDGIDMPFWTYMILFYIGQGDFEVGHLWFIALLLFFFVCYAIVRLIASTPIIKGKVITTPPGYISLVIFSIALIIANYIIRIWFPVGEWVKILPFMPVEVGRCPQYVGFFIVGVFAYRYNWLNTFSTKTGLVWLAIGILAGAMHYIDSLIGLFPLSLDFWTVLEGFIGVGLVTGSLVISREYWNKRGKLMTFMADNAFTVYLIHIFIIYLLQGIMEAISMGPFNKFMVVSIMGIILSFVLSHFIRKIPFAKKFL, from the coding sequence ATGAAGACAGATCATGAAATATCAGTAAAACCTATAGCAAAAAAATCACGTCTTGTGTTTCTTGATAATCTAAAGGTTGCTTTAATCTTGCTGGTTGTTGCCCATCATGCGGGCCAGGCCTATGGACCCGAGAACGATTGGCCCATTCTAAGCATTGCAAAATCTGCAATTTTAGGCCCGTTTTTTGATGTTAATGGAGCCTTTTTTATGGGTTTATTCTTCTTAATATCTGCTTATTTTTTACCGCCATCAATAGATCGAAAAGGGGTCGGGACTTTTTTAAAGAGCAGATTGTTGCGCTTGGGAGTTCCCTTCATTGTTATAGTGATTATTATTTTTGGACCAATAACCTATTTTGTTGATGGCATAGATATGCCATTCTGGACATATATGATTTTATTTTATATAGGTCAAGGCGATTTTGAAGTTGGACATCTTTGGTTTATAGCATTACTCCTGTTTTTTTTCGTTTGTTATGCAATTGTCCGATTAATTGCTTCCACACCTATAATTAAAGGAAAAGTTATAACAACTCCGCCGGGGTACATATCACTGGTTATTTTTTCAATAGCATTGATAATTGCCAACTATATCATTCGCATTTGGTTTCCGGTTGGGGAGTGGGTTAAAATTCTTCCTTTTATGCCGGTAGAAGTAGGCCGTTGTCCACAATATGTTGGTTTTTTTATTGTTGGAGTATTTGCTTATCGTTACAATTGGCTAAATACTTTTTCAACCAAAACCGGTTTGGTTTGGCTCGCTATCGGTATTTTAGCAGGAGCAATGCATTATATAGATTCATTAATAGGGCTATTCCCACTATCGTTGGATTTTTGGACCGTGTTGGAAGGCTTCATTGGCGTTGGGTTAGTCACTGGTTCATTAGTTATAAGTCGAGAATATTGGAATAAACGTGGAAAATTGATGACATTTATGGCTGATAATGCTTTTACAGTTTATCTAATCCACATTTTTATTATTTATCTATTGCAAGGAATTATGGAAGCAATATCCATGGGGCCTTTTAATAAATTTATGGTCGTTTCGATCATGGGGATAATTTTAAGCTTCGTACTGAGCCATTTTATTCGAAAAATCCCATTTGCGAAGAAATTTCTCTAA
- a CDS encoding DUF6144 family protein translates to MWIKQLLKSLDEHVDESTRQKIMACCGETCPFTHLPDDKLKEIKRNSPSEEAFLESLCIQWRLQKENGEYFVVFDQCYCPLVNKDMQNVSQTLCYCTLGNLKRKFAIGLDRQVEVRMIKSILTGDNECRFHIQLKI, encoded by the coding sequence ATGTGGATTAAACAACTGTTGAAAAGCCTGGATGAGCATGTCGACGAATCCACCCGCCAAAAAATTATGGCCTGTTGCGGTGAAACGTGCCCATTTACCCACCTCCCGGACGACAAACTCAAAGAAATAAAAAGAAACTCACCGAGTGAAGAGGCATTTCTTGAAAGCCTTTGCATACAATGGCGGCTCCAAAAAGAAAACGGAGAGTATTTCGTCGTTTTTGATCAATGTTATTGCCCGCTGGTCAATAAGGATATGCAGAATGTTTCTCAAACATTATGCTATTGCACACTCGGCAACCTTAAACGAAAATTTGCCATTGGACTGGACCGCCAGGTTGAAGTGCGCATGATAAAATCCATTTTAACCGGAGACAATGAGTGTCGTTTTCATATTCAATTAAAAATATAA
- a CDS encoding Rne/Rng family ribonuclease: protein MFKEIIINVGEEETRVAVLENKVLVEMYIERSPNQRLVGNIFKGQVENVLPGMQASFVDIGLEKNAFLYVEDAIPARTPDTGQGQGNSALGTNICDILKQGQEVIVQIVKEPIGTKGARVTTHVTLPGRYLVLMPTVDYIGISRRIEDDKERDRLREMAARIKPDGMGVIVRTVAEGVLEEELCLDVSMLASLWRKIVNRSNHGPVPNLLHRDLELVQRILRDIFTEDVDRLTIDSRYEYEKILDLLDIVGPRLKVKVFLDEKANIFEENNLDIEMDKALKRTVWLKCGGYIVLDQAEALTAVDVNTGKYVGSTNLEDTVLKTNLDAAVEIARQLRLRNIGGIIIVDFIDMNREEHRRQVLDVLEEEIHKDKTKTNILGITQLGLVEMTRKKVRPSLAEVLQKSCPYCEGRGKVLSEETVGINIKQQIYQMARQTGADTILVEANPLVAARLIGSGGANLRDLESRTGKNLYIRGSAEQHIESVTVRPIYDQADIQANNLPVKSGQVLEVRVEEPHVSNINDGIARINGFVLDIEGGGAMVGETVAVEINKVFRTYARAKLIKG, encoded by the coding sequence ATGTTTAAAGAAATAATTATTAATGTAGGCGAAGAGGAAACCAGGGTGGCCGTGCTGGAAAACAAGGTGTTGGTGGAAATGTACATTGAGCGTTCCCCCAACCAGCGTTTGGTGGGCAATATATTTAAAGGCCAGGTGGAAAATGTACTGCCGGGCATGCAGGCGTCATTTGTGGATATTGGGTTAGAAAAGAATGCCTTTTTATATGTGGAGGATGCTATTCCGGCTCGCACCCCGGACACCGGGCAGGGCCAGGGCAATTCAGCGTTAGGTACTAATATATGTGATATTTTAAAGCAGGGCCAGGAAGTAATAGTGCAGATTGTCAAGGAACCTATCGGAACCAAAGGGGCCCGGGTAACTACTCATGTAACACTGCCCGGGCGCTACCTGGTACTGATGCCTACCGTTGATTATATCGGTATATCCAGGCGTATTGAGGACGATAAGGAAAGGGATCGCCTGCGGGAAATGGCGGCGCGTATCAAGCCCGATGGTATGGGGGTAATTGTCCGCACTGTGGCCGAAGGGGTTTTAGAGGAAGAGCTGTGCCTGGATGTCAGCATGTTAGCCAGTTTGTGGCGTAAAATCGTTAACCGCTCCAATCATGGGCCGGTACCCAATTTGCTGCACCGGGACCTGGAACTGGTACAGCGTATTTTAAGGGATATTTTTACTGAGGATGTTGATCGGCTGACTATCGACTCGCGTTATGAGTATGAAAAAATATTGGATCTGTTGGATATAGTGGGACCTCGCTTAAAGGTCAAGGTCTTTCTGGATGAAAAAGCCAACATTTTCGAAGAAAATAATTTGGATATAGAAATGGACAAGGCTCTTAAACGTACGGTTTGGCTCAAGTGCGGCGGCTATATTGTGCTTGATCAGGCCGAGGCGCTTACCGCGGTAGATGTAAACACAGGCAAATACGTGGGCAGTACCAACCTGGAGGATACGGTGCTGAAAACCAACCTGGACGCCGCGGTGGAAATAGCTCGCCAGCTCCGTCTGCGCAATATCGGCGGCATTATTATAGTGGATTTCATTGATATGAACCGGGAGGAGCACCGGCGGCAGGTGCTTGATGTGCTTGAGGAAGAAATTCATAAAGATAAAACAAAAACTAATATACTGGGGATCACTCAGCTGGGTTTGGTGGAAATGACCCGGAAAAAGGTGCGACCCAGTTTAGCCGAAGTGCTGCAAAAGTCATGCCCTTATTGCGAGGGGCGGGGCAAAGTGTTATCCGAGGAAACAGTGGGTATCAATATTAAGCAGCAAATCTATCAAATGGCCAGGCAAACCGGAGCGGATACTATTTTGGTGGAAGCCAATCCGCTGGTAGCGGCCCGGCTTATCGGCAGCGGGGGTGCCAACTTGCGGGACCTGGAGTCTCGCACAGGTAAAAACCTTTACATCAGGGGCTCTGCCGAGCAGCATATTGAATCGGTTACTGTGCGTCCCATATATGACCAGGCCGACATTCAGGCTAACAATCTGCCTGTTAAGTCGGGGCAGGTGCTGGAGGTACGGGTGGAAGAACCCCACGTGAGCAACATTAACGACGGTATTGCCCGGATTAACGGGTTTGTACTGGACATTGAGGGGGGCGGGGCGATGGTGGGCGAGACGGTGGCTGTGGAGATAAACAAAGTATTTCGTACTTACGCCCGGGCTAAATTAATCAAAGGGTGA
- a CDS encoding TIGR03936 family radical SAM-associated protein, with product MFRYRIQYSKRGSACYISHLDLIRALERAFRRAGLPIAFSEGFNPHPRFSFAAPLPVGVEGLAEVLEVEMKEPVDHQVLAERLNGALPPGLVVLEVADVPDNAPSPMAVLTGAGYIVHLDEDDLPGPLPAEAVRHFLSQEKIQVTRKGKDDKEKVRDIRPGILKLNVLSQVNGLTIQLDLKTGSTMNVRPEEAVDAFFRYTGMSIDKADLQIIRSGLF from the coding sequence TTGTTCCGATACCGGATACAATACAGTAAAAGGGGGTCGGCCTGCTACATTTCGCATTTGGATCTGATACGCGCACTGGAGCGGGCTTTTCGCCGGGCCGGTCTGCCTATAGCGTTTTCCGAGGGATTTAACCCGCATCCCCGATTTAGTTTTGCCGCACCGCTGCCCGTGGGTGTTGAAGGGCTGGCCGAAGTGCTGGAGGTGGAAATGAAGGAACCCGTAGATCATCAAGTGCTGGCCGAACGTTTGAATGGAGCCCTGCCGCCGGGGTTGGTGGTGTTGGAAGTGGCTGATGTTCCCGATAATGCCCCGTCTCCCATGGCTGTCTTAACCGGGGCCGGTTACATAGTGCACCTTGACGAGGACGATCTGCCCGGGCCGCTGCCCGCGGAAGCCGTGCGGCATTTTTTATCTCAAGAGAAGATACAGGTTACCCGCAAAGGTAAGGACGATAAGGAGAAAGTACGCGATATTCGTCCCGGTATATTAAAGCTGAATGTTCTTTCCCAGGTGAACGGTTTAACTATACAGCTGGATTTGAAAACAGGCAGCACAATGAATGTACGTCCTGAAGAAGCGGTAGATGCTTTTTTTCGATACACGGGTATGTCAATAGACAAAGCGGATTTGCAAATAATAAGATCAGGGCTATTCTAA